A single Candidatus Methylomirabilota bacterium DNA region contains:
- a CDS encoding substrate-binding domain-containing protein: MNTSKSSTGPRMIGVLTVSSLLAAAGGPAWAVKYAAPGPRIPVDPSIPSWQPGELKVEPEEEFNLVGADVMDEITLGWVKLFRAAYPKLSVAMEARASGTGAPALIDGRAHAAPVGRELLPAEDKAFLEKFGYPLLAIRVATGSVGSLGKTASTVVLVHKDNPIAGLTLAQLDAIYSKDRRRGAADIAKWGDLGLRGEWAARPIKLYGLRPPNGIEQFVKRIVLLGGEWKDGIQHVRTEGFTHAFTTAAQDIGRNNPGGLTYALLANVTPGVKVVPLAEKAGGAFVAPTQDEIYTHRYPLARYVYVFVNRPPGKPLEPKVKEFLKLVLSREGQQVVSDEAVYLPLTAEVVREELAKLE, encoded by the coding sequence ATGAACACGAGCAAGAGCTCGACCGGGCCCCGGATGATCGGGGTCCTGACCGTCTCGTCGCTGCTCGCCGCGGCCGGGGGCCCGGCCTGGGCGGTCAAGTACGCAGCGCCGGGGCCGCGCATCCCGGTGGACCCGTCGATCCCGAGCTGGCAGCCGGGCGAGCTGAAAGTGGAGCCCGAGGAGGAGTTCAACCTCGTCGGCGCCGACGTGATGGACGAGATCACGCTCGGCTGGGTCAAGCTGTTTCGCGCGGCCTACCCGAAGCTCAGCGTGGCCATGGAGGCCCGCGCTTCGGGCACCGGCGCGCCCGCGCTCATCGATGGACGCGCGCACGCCGCGCCGGTGGGACGGGAGCTGCTGCCGGCCGAGGACAAGGCCTTCCTGGAAAAGTTCGGCTATCCGCTGCTCGCGATCCGGGTGGCGACCGGCAGCGTCGGCTCGCTCGGCAAGACCGCCTCGACCGTGGTCCTCGTCCACAAGGACAACCCGATCGCCGGCCTGACGCTCGCGCAGCTCGACGCGATCTACTCCAAGGACCGGCGGCGCGGCGCGGCCGACATCGCGAAGTGGGGAGACCTCGGCCTGCGCGGCGAGTGGGCCGCGCGGCCGATCAAGCTCTATGGCCTCCGGCCGCCCAACGGCATCGAGCAGTTCGTCAAGCGGATCGTCCTCCTGGGCGGCGAATGGAAGGACGGCATCCAGCACGTGCGCACCGAGGGGTTCACCCACGCCTTCACGACGGCGGCCCAGGACATCGGTCGGAACAACCCCGGCGGCCTCACCTACGCCCTGCTCGCCAACGTCACCCCCGGCGTCAAGGTCGTGCCGCTCGCGGAGAAGGCCGGGGGCGCATTCGTCGCGCCGACGCAGGACGAGATCTACACGCATCGCTACCCGCTGGCGCGCTACGTCTACGTGTTCGTCAACCGCCCGCCGGGCAAGCCGCTGGAGCCGAAGGTGAAGGAGTTCCTGAAGCTGGTCCTGAGCCGCGAGGGCCAGCAGGTCGTTTCCGACGAGGCGGTCTACCTGCCGCTCACGGCGGAGGTCGTGCGCGAGGAGCTGGCCAAGCTCGAGTAA